TGAAAATCATGCTGAATACCGGGTCATAAGTCACATTCAGGCCCCGGACCCCCATACAAAATGAGACAAATTCCTCCTGGAGATTGTCCGTCAGTTTTTGGAATTGAGTATAAACCTCCTCCTGCTCCTGAATCCGCCTCATGACCTCCTTTCTGGACTCCGCCGGTCCAAAAAAATTGTCGTGTCCCGGCACCTTAAGTTTCACATTTACCGCCTTCTCAGATTTCATAGAATACCCCCTTGAACGTTTTTGAATAAAAAGAGAAATAGAATAAAACAACTAACAATACTACTAACCTCAACACTCTGAAATCGTGGCCGAACCGGCCTTAAATTGCAGATTCCATACAGAAGACTTCTGTACTGAGAAATTCAGTATATCATATCACGAAATATTTTGCAAAAGATTATTTGCTTGTTTTCCCGCATTTTGCAGCCATTTTGCAGCGCCAACAGGCGAGATACAAAGCGGCAGGAGCACGTTTCCCTGTCCGTGTTCCTGCCGCTTCCCTGTCTTACCTTATCAAATACAACAAATCTGTCACAATCCCAATTCAGTCCCTACACCTCAAAGATCAGATCCCCATAGCTCGGGAATGGCCACAGGTCTTTATCCACGATCATCTCCAGCCGGTCAGCCGGCTCGCGCAGTGCGGCCATCGCCGGCACCACTTTCTCATGATAAGCATGGGCCTGGGCCTCGCCGCTCTCCATGGCAGAGCAGGCATCGTTTGCATCGATCAGCGCAGCCAGCGCAACCTTCATGTCAGATAAAAGGGCGCAGGTTTCTACCAACAGTTCCGTCTGGACACTGGTATCCGCCTGGGGACATGTAGACTGTACCACACCCAGGGAGCCTCCCAGCTGTGTGGTATACTTGATAACTGCCGGGATCAGCTGCTTGCTCGCCATATCGATCATCGTCCTGGCCTCAATGTTGATGACCTTGGAATATGCCTCATACTCCACCTCTGCGCGGGATTTCAGCTCTGCCCTGGTAAATACGTTGAACGCCTCAAACAGCTTCACAGCCTTGTCCGTAGTCAGGGCCGGGATAGCGTCCACCATGGAGCCAATGTTTGGAAGGCCTCTCTTCTCGGCCTCCGCAACCCATGCATCAGAATAGCCATTGCCATTAAAGATGATCCTTCTGTGCTCTTTTAACAGCCGTTTGATCATATCGTGGACCGCAGTATCAAAATCCTCCGCTTTCTCCAGCTCGTCTGCCGCCTCCTTGAACGCCTCGGCAGCGATGGTGTTCAATACCACGTTGGGCGATGCCACAGAATCAGAAGATCCAACCATGCGGAACTCAAATTTATTGCCGGTAAAGGCAAACGGGGAGGTACGGTTCCGATCGGTGGCATCCTTATCCAGATCCGGCAGAGTCGCAACGCCAGTCTTTAATGTGCCGCCCTTTTTCGAGTGGGTCGCCTCGCCTGTGCTGCACAACTGGTCGATCACGTCCTGAAGCTGTTCTCCCAGGAATACGGAAATGATCGCCGGCGGAGCTTCATTGGCGCCCAGACGCTGGTCATTGCCCACATCAGCCGCAGACTCGCGAAGCAGGTCCGCATGCTTATCCACTGCCTTTAAAATACATGCCAGCACCAGCAAAAACTGAATATTCTCATGCGGGGTCTCGCCGGGGCTTAACATATTCACACCGTCATCAGAGGTCAGGGA
This portion of the Clostridium sp. AN503 genome encodes:
- a CDS encoding glutamine synthetase III, which produces MSEIVNVAEVFGKNVFNETVMKERLPKSVFKKMKKTIEDGAELDPSIADVVAHAMKDWAIERGATHYTHWFQPLTGVTAEKHDSFISAPDAEGKVIMEFSGKELIKGEPDASSFPSGGLRATFEARGYTAWDCTSPAFLREDAIGVTLCIPTAFCSYKGEALDQKTPLLRSMQAIDEQALRILRLFGNTTAKRVCPSVGPEQEYFLVDRAKYLQRKDLIYAGRTLFGAMPPKGQELEDHYFGAIRERVGSYMKEVNEELWKLGVTAKTQHNEVAPAQHELAPIYDQANLAVDHNQMVMETLKKVAGRHGLTCLLHEKPFAGVNGSGKHNNWSLTSDDGVNMLSPGETPHENIQFLLVLACILKAVDKHADLLRESAADVGNDQRLGANEAPPAIISVFLGEQLQDVIDQLCSTGEATHSKKGGTLKTGVATLPDLDKDATDRNRTSPFAFTGNKFEFRMVGSSDSVASPNVVLNTIAAEAFKEAADELEKAEDFDTAVHDMIKRLLKEHRRIIFNGNGYSDAWVAEAEKRGLPNIGSMVDAIPALTTDKAVKLFEAFNVFTRAELKSRAEVEYEAYSKVINIEARTMIDMASKQLIPAVIKYTTQLGGSLGVVQSTCPQADTSVQTELLVETCALLSDMKVALAALIDANDACSAMESGEAQAHAYHEKVVPAMAALREPADRLEMIVDKDLWPFPSYGDLIFEV